gtgtgagagagagagagagagagagagagagagagagagagagagagtacttTATTGATAAGACGAATAAAAAGAAGTACTAGGCTACTATGATGCCAAAGATTTATAAATCTTCTTCAGTGACTAAACACAACAATAAGTTGAATTGATCTGCAGAGATCATGCACAATCTACAAACTGATTAATATCCTTGATCTGATCTAACAACAAAAAGCACGCCTACTCAAACCTATAATATAAATCTGCCGTGAAACGACAGAAACTATCAATCTGTATCGAAAgttgaaaactgaaaagaaataaaaccaACAAATGACAACAAACTCCTAAAGAGTTCATAAAAATTACTAGACAAACAAACTAAGAAGCAAGACCACTGCTCCACATTCTCTCAAGCAACCCGAAGAGAGCCACAATGTCATACTGGCTAAATCTATAGTGTCGTACCAAATTCTTAGCTAAACCCATAACGCCATACCGGCTAAACTTATAGTGCCGCatcaagaaaattttaaacataCACGAATATGTAACTTATTCCGATGTAACCAATTTTGAGCCCACACACAATGTTCTTATGTTTCGAACTATCGATTTTTAACCCCATTTCAAAGCTCATCTATGTAAACAATCAGATAAACATGAAACAGATTGACGATTTATCATCATGATAATCTAtgtgtttgaaattttttctacATATGTAAGCGTGTGACCCAtgccaaaaggaaaaaaaaaacaaataatataattgtttttgaTAATCACATAATATATGCGCGTCCAATATTATCTCATAAAAGGGAAAGGATATCCGTGCAACAAATTCCATTATATCTCGAAACACTTCTCGGGAAACATTCCGGAAGTAGCAATAACAATATGACTTACTACCCaagttaaagaagaaaaaagaacgaaaaaaaagaagagaaagaagtaATTTCTTCTCTGGCAAGGATAATGCATGCCTTTTTTGGACGTTTGCCACCTTTAGGATTCCATTTACCAAATAACCATATCCTAATTCTGTTGAACTTTCCTTCCTGAGACTTTACCAAATCCCTATTTATAAAAGTAACATAGTAATTGCATAATATAGCCACAGATACACTTTTGTTCTCTCTATTATTCTATTACTTTGAGTCTCTCTATTTTCTCTGTCTCAATGAATACAGAAAACAACGCAGACACCAGAAAAACTATGGGGAGAGGAAGGATTGAGATTAAGAAGATTGAAAATGTGAATAGCAGGCAAGTCACCTTCACGAAACGCCGTAACGGGTTGCTCAAGAAGGCCAAGGAATTGTCAGTTCTTTGTGATGCAGAGGTTGCTGTCATTGTTTTCGCCAGCACCGGAAGGCTTTATGAATTCTCAAGCACCAGGTTTGTTCATTAgcttcttttttactttttttgctttttcccttttctgtttttgttattCTGATTGTAATCACGTTTCTGACGCTAGTCAAACCTAAacgccttttttattttatgtattcaTGCGAATGATGATTAGGAGTCGagtaatttcaattttctttttttatcaaatCAAGAACTTTCATTGAAACGAAAGACAACTACAGTTCCTGACAGCCTCTTTTAAGTACTACAAAATGGTCTCGTTACAAcctttaatttcaaatttgattattcttaaatctgaaattttcCGTATCAATTGGTAACATAGTACTCTCGATTCTTGAAAATTGCTTTCGTCCAATTCAACCAATCTCCACAAAAAGTAGTTTTGGTAATTCGAAAAAAGTTTTCGAACACACACAAATTGGAAAGTTTCTACTGAAATTAGAAAAGAATCGTTTTGGAGGATGAAAGATAACGTAAAAGGACGAAATTTGCTGAAACCGGTAAGTCACCAAGAGTAGAAACCCTATTCTAGTCAAAGACGTTTTGGTCAAAGAGTTTGTGGACAAATAGAAATCGTGTacgtaaataaattactatgTTCATATACAATTTACAAACCTCGCAACTTACAACCCTAAGCTAACAATGGGCCAATGGCCcagttatatttttttcagtGGCCACTAAATTTTATGGGCGacattattaattaatatataatattcttttttgttttaaattaaaacttacCTCCTCTTCTATTTATGTAGCATGCCACACACTCTTTTAAGATACAAGAAGGGTGGCGTAATAGATTACCCACAAGAACGCTCAAGTGAACCTGCAACAAAGGTACGGCATATATATTTCTAAATTCAAAtacgtttttattttttttatttttttataaatacaagTATATTAGCTAACGGGTTATAGCTCACTGAAAAAAGACCTTAACTTGTAAACAAGTGGTCTCGGATTCGAACGCTATGAATCAATCTAACCAATCTCATGTTCAACAAACAGGAGCCGAACTTTgtccagaaaaaaaaagtggagcCCAACCGTGATGTAAATGGACCGCAGAATGAGATTGCAACACTACGCTTGACATGCATGTAAGTCATTCTTCTGCTGGTTGCGGATATCTTGTTGAATGAATATTGAGTAATTTGATACGATTAAGTATACGAGTCGATTAGGCCTAATCACAGTAGATCTAAACTAGTAAAAGGAAGtgtttaacattttcttttccttttattaaATTCTTAGCTTCTGATATTTCTACTTGTGCAGGCGGATGATGGGTAAGGAGTTGCACGGCTTGAGTTATAAAGAGCTGCAGCAACTGGAGGAACAACTACGTGAAGGGGTCTTATTTGTGAAGCAAAAGAAGGTGatgtatatatctatatatatatatatatatatatatatatatataaatttttttcgaAAGACATTTGAAAGGATTTGGTTTCTTAGGCCTTTGCTCACGAGTCTTTATACTATTGCAGGAGGAAATACTTTTGGAGACACTAAAGAGCTCCAGATTACTGGTAATAAACTCACCATCTTTGTTATACTAACGTGAGCCACCGACgaagaagaaattaatataatgGACCAGATTTTTCCCTTTCTAGATAAGCTTTTTgtaatgtttttaatttatgtataAATGGTGTTATTCTCAGGAACAAAAGGCTGTGGAGGAAAATGAGAATCTACGCAAACAGGTAAGCATTGAACTTCATCCAGATATATAAGATTTATGCCAAAATCTGAACCTCTCACTAATTAAATTTATGATATGTACATAGCTTGAGGAGATGCGGCAAACCCACAAGCCAAATTGGCAAATTGTCCCTGCATCCGATCATCCATTAGAGAGCTCAAAAGCCGTTTCGAGTTATGAACCAGACACTTATTTGCACTTGGGGTATGCCACAAATTCGCCACCAATTTCCATTTTCTCCTAAAACTTGTTTCTGATTGCGATATTAACTTTTTACTAAACCTAATTCTTCGCTAAATCTACGTAgacgaaaaaaaaagaagataatataAGTAACAGAAGAAGACATAATTATCTAACATTCAATTGGTTTACTCAGgttgtcatcatcatcagatgCTCATCATCAAAAGAGGAAGGCGGCTAAAATTGAACGAAATTCTAATGATTCAGGGAGTCAAGTGGTCTCACATTGAAGACTtgttttcgattttttttaattatatctTTTTGGTAGTTTTGTGACTCGGATCAGTTAaatcttttgttcttttgttttttatttttatcacaGCTACATATACAGATAAGTTAGTGTGTTATTTTTGGATTAATTATAGATGTATACAGATTCATCAAAGCTTACATTGCATGGGAAAAGGCAAAGAGGGTTGCGAGTCTGAGACTTGTGTTTTCTTTGGTTACATGGCAAAGCCAGCAAACAACTGCATTATTTTCTTCCTAGGCTGAGCCTTGCCAGCCTTGTCAACTGCTCTTCATATTGACCTACGTTATTCTCCACGTAATGTTCTCTTTGAGTTAAATGCAATACCATTttctctcccaaaaaaaaaataaaaattgtgacTTGTTGACTTTGTGCTACATTCAGAGCTCAACAGGTCTCGAGTTCGACTGGTATCATATCGATATCAAAGGACCATAAATTTAAGCTTAAacacaaattatatattaggGAAATTCATACAAAATTGGTTGAAGTTCTTAGATATGATTGAGGATTATGCACCAATATTTTCGTTGCCACAACTCAAATTTTTATCAACTTATTCATTAAGCTAGACGCATTGGTGGTCTTGTATCTCATTAGGTTCCTTCTTGGAACTagtcatttttcttttctcaaatATTTGAAAGAAATATTCACGAGTATAATCAAAGTATATTCAAACTCAACACCATAAGATATTTTTGTGAAAT
Above is a genomic segment from Prunus dulcis chromosome 7, ALMONDv2, whole genome shotgun sequence containing:
- the LOC117635015 gene encoding agamous-like MADS-box protein AGL18 codes for the protein MNTENNADTRKTMGRGRIEIKKIENVNSRQVTFTKRRNGLLKKAKELSVLCDAEVAVIVFASTGRLYEFSSTSMPHTLLRYKKGGVIDYPQERSSEPATKEPNFVQKKKVEPNRDVNGPQNEIATLRLTCMRMMGKELHGLSYKELQQLEEQLREGVLFVKQKKEEILLETLKSSRLLEQKAVEENENLRKQLEEMRQTHKPNWQIVPASDHPLESSKAVSSYEPDTYLHLGLSSSSDAHHQKRKAAKIERNSNDSGSQVVSH